In Niallia sp. FSL W8-0635, one genomic interval encodes:
- a CDS encoding glycoside hydrolase family 65 protein: MSNKRLFEINSWKLISNKLEKKEKRLQESLTSIGNGYMGMRGNFEEGYSGDFHQGTYIAGVWFPDKTRVGWWKNGYPQYFGKVINALNFIGVDIYVDGSKVDLYKENISDFHLELDMKEGILKRSFILQKGDNQIQFEFERFLSIVAKEVCAIDIKVTALKGAHKIELVPYLDGDVTNEDSNYDEKFWGEIGRKVEANSGNLMMKTVDNPFGTPRFTVSASMVNTISNLEVTSYNEKPMYVANAYNNKINQGESIHLQKYVAISTSRDWEEEKLATVSDMLARKAKEKGYAALKEEHIAAWAARWEKADVQIEGDEEAQQGIRFNIFQLFSTYYGEDARLNVGPKGFTGEKYGGATYWDTEAYIVPMYLAVAEPKVTEQLLRYRRQQLSGAEHNAKQQGLKGALYPMVTFTGVECHNEWEITFEEIHRNGAIAHAIFNYSTYTGDETYALNEGLDVLVGISRFWADRVHYSKKNDQYMMHGVTGPNEYENNVNNNWYTNKIASWTLRYTLELLEKVAPQRKTDLSIGKSEMAKWQEIIDKMYFPEDEDLGIFVQHDTFLDKDLRSVDTLLKEERPLNQHWSWDKILRTCFIKQADVLQGMYFLNHEFSLEEKKRNFDFYEPMTVHESSLSPCVHSILAAEIGLEEKAYEMYQRTARLDLDNYNNDTEDGLHITSMSGSWLAIVHGFAGMRTATGTLSFAPFVPKGWNSYSFTINYRNRLIKVTTTSEDVKLELLSGNAIELQLYGNDVLLEKEYVGKK; the protein is encoded by the coding sequence ATGTCGAATAAGCGTCTTTTCGAAATAAACAGCTGGAAGCTAATATCAAATAAGTTGGAAAAAAAAGAAAAGCGATTGCAGGAAAGTCTAACCTCCATTGGAAACGGATATATGGGGATGCGCGGAAACTTTGAAGAAGGCTATTCAGGAGATTTCCATCAAGGTACATACATTGCAGGTGTATGGTTCCCTGATAAAACTAGAGTTGGCTGGTGGAAAAATGGCTATCCTCAATATTTTGGTAAAGTGATTAATGCGCTAAATTTCATTGGTGTAGATATTTATGTAGATGGTAGCAAAGTAGATTTGTATAAGGAAAACATTTCTGATTTCCACCTTGAGCTGGATATGAAGGAAGGGATCTTAAAACGAAGCTTTATCCTTCAAAAAGGAGATAATCAAATCCAATTTGAGTTTGAGCGTTTTTTAAGCATCGTTGCAAAAGAGGTTTGCGCAATAGATATAAAGGTAACGGCACTAAAAGGGGCACACAAGATTGAATTGGTCCCATATCTAGATGGAGATGTAACAAATGAAGATTCCAACTATGATGAGAAGTTTTGGGGAGAAATCGGAAGAAAGGTTGAAGCCAATTCAGGAAACCTAATGATGAAAACGGTTGATAATCCTTTTGGAACGCCAAGGTTCACGGTCTCTGCTTCGATGGTTAATACGATTAGTAACTTAGAAGTGACCTCATATAATGAAAAACCAATGTATGTTGCTAATGCATATAACAATAAGATTAATCAAGGGGAGTCCATCCACCTTCAAAAGTATGTGGCAATTTCAACTTCTCGTGATTGGGAAGAAGAAAAGCTAGCTACCGTTTCTGATATGTTAGCAAGAAAAGCAAAAGAAAAAGGATATGCCGCTTTAAAGGAAGAGCATATTGCAGCATGGGCAGCACGCTGGGAAAAGGCAGATGTGCAAATTGAGGGAGACGAAGAAGCGCAACAAGGAATTCGTTTTAATATTTTTCAGTTATTCTCAACCTATTATGGTGAAGATGCCCGTCTAAATGTAGGACCAAAAGGCTTTACAGGGGAAAAATATGGTGGAGCCACCTATTGGGATACAGAAGCATATATTGTACCGATGTATTTAGCTGTGGCAGAGCCTAAAGTAACAGAACAGCTTCTTCGTTATCGCCGTCAACAGCTTTCTGGTGCTGAACATAATGCAAAGCAACAGGGACTAAAAGGCGCGTTATATCCAATGGTTACTTTTACAGGGGTAGAGTGCCATAATGAATGGGAAATCACCTTTGAAGAAATTCACCGAAATGGTGCTATTGCACATGCAATCTTCAATTATTCAACATATACAGGCGATGAAACCTATGCGTTAAATGAAGGTCTTGATGTGTTAGTAGGAATCAGCCGTTTTTGGGCAGACCGCGTGCATTATTCGAAAAAGAACGATCAATACATGATGCATGGTGTAACGGGACCAAATGAATATGAGAATAATGTGAATAACAATTGGTATACCAATAAGATAGCTAGTTGGACATTAAGATATACATTAGAATTACTTGAAAAAGTAGCTCCGCAAAGAAAGACGGATTTAAGCATTGGAAAAAGTGAAATGGCTAAATGGCAGGAAATTATCGACAAGATGTATTTCCCAGAGGATGAAGATTTAGGAATCTTCGTTCAGCATGATACATTCCTAGACAAAGATCTTCGTTCCGTAGATACCTTGTTAAAAGAAGAAAGACCACTTAACCAGCATTGGTCTTGGGATAAAATCTTGCGCACTTGTTTCATTAAACAAGCAGATGTTTTACAAGGGATGTACTTCTTAAATCATGAATTTAGCTTGGAAGAGAAAAAGCGTAATTTTGATTTTTATGAACCGATGACCGTTCACGAATCAAGTCTTTCACCTTGTGTACATTCTATTTTAGCAGCGGAAATTGGCTTAGAGGAAAAGGCTTATGAAATGTATCAAAGAACGGCTAGATTGGACCTAGATAATTATAATAATGATACAGAAGATGGGCTCCATATTACAAGCATGTCTGGAAGCTGGCTAGCAATCGTACATGGATTTGCTGGCATGCGTACAGCAACAGGAACACTTTCCTTTGCACCATTTGTTCCAAAGGGCTGGAATAGTTACTCCTTTACGATTAATTATCGTAATCGATTAATTAAAGTAACTACCACTTCTGAGGATGTGAAATTAGAGCTTCTATCCGGGAATGCAATCGAACTTCAATTATATGGAAACGATGTTTTGTTAGAAAAAGAGTATGTAGGTAAGAAATAA
- a CDS encoding glycoside hydrolase family 13 protein, translated as MLKEAIYHRPGNNFSYIYKDDTVHIRLQTKKADIDSVQLIFGDPYIFVNQAWQYEKAAMKKSGSTELYDYWFIEIKPEYRRLRYGFELLSNGETLIYTEKGFYEEVPTDDTAYYFCIPFVHKEDSFNAPDWVKDTVWYQIFPERFANGDPALNPADTLEWGSTEPTPTNFFGGDFQGVIDHVDYLVDLGVNGVYFTPIFKAYSNHKYDTIDYMEIDPQFGDKQTFQKMVDVLHENGIRIMLDAVFNHSGYFFPQWQDVMEKAEESAYKDWFHIREFPIQTAPIPNYDTFAFTPFMPKLNTSHPEVKEYLLEVGRYWVSEFGIDGWRLDVANEVDHQFWREFRTEVKALNPDAYILGEIWHDSMPWLQGDQFDAVMNYPFTTGAVNFFAKDAITSAAFKHTITNVLHMYPNSVNEVSFNLLDSHDTPRILTLANNRKDRVKLLYLFLLSFTGTPCIYYGDEIGMDGTQDPGCRKCMAWEKEKQDLDMFAHIQKLISLRKNHPAFGNKGSFVFLESTNNNIVMYQKTYNEEHIIFSINNTDQEQTFTIPVQDIDNKNVHDLYLDKEIIWSLEKELTLSPGAFSILQFKTSN; from the coding sequence ATGTTAAAAGAAGCTATTTATCATCGACCAGGCAATAATTTTTCTTATATTTATAAAGACGACACCGTACACATCCGCTTGCAAACAAAAAAAGCGGATATAGATTCTGTTCAGCTCATTTTTGGAGACCCTTACATTTTTGTTAATCAAGCATGGCAATATGAAAAGGCAGCAATGAAAAAAAGCGGAAGCACGGAGCTTTATGATTATTGGTTTATTGAAATAAAACCTGAATACCGACGCTTACGTTACGGATTTGAACTTTTATCTAATGGGGAAACACTGATTTATACCGAAAAGGGATTTTATGAAGAAGTTCCAACGGACGATACTGCCTATTATTTTTGTATTCCTTTTGTGCATAAAGAAGATTCCTTTAACGCTCCAGACTGGGTAAAAGATACAGTTTGGTATCAAATTTTTCCAGAACGCTTTGCTAACGGCGACCCGGCTCTTAATCCCGCCGATACGTTAGAGTGGGGAAGCACAGAACCAACGCCAACTAATTTCTTTGGTGGTGACTTCCAAGGTGTTATTGATCATGTAGATTATCTTGTTGATTTAGGAGTTAACGGGGTTTATTTTACACCAATCTTTAAGGCATATTCCAATCACAAATATGATACGATCGACTATATGGAAATCGACCCACAATTTGGAGATAAACAAACGTTTCAAAAGATGGTAGATGTTCTCCATGAAAATGGCATTCGGATTATGTTAGATGCTGTCTTTAATCATAGTGGCTATTTCTTCCCTCAGTGGCAAGATGTCATGGAAAAAGCAGAAGAGTCTGCTTATAAGGATTGGTTCCATATTCGTGAATTCCCAATTCAAACTGCGCCAATTCCAAACTATGATACTTTTGCTTTTACCCCATTTATGCCAAAGCTAAACACAAGCCATCCAGAAGTAAAGGAATATTTACTAGAGGTTGGCCGTTATTGGGTAAGCGAATTCGGCATCGATGGTTGGAGGCTCGATGTAGCAAATGAGGTTGACCACCAATTCTGGAGAGAGTTCCGTACAGAAGTAAAAGCATTGAATCCAGATGCTTATATACTGGGAGAAATATGGCATGACTCCATGCCCTGGCTACAAGGAGACCAGTTTGATGCCGTAATGAATTATCCCTTTACAACAGGTGCTGTAAATTTCTTTGCGAAGGATGCGATTACGTCTGCAGCGTTTAAACATACAATTACCAATGTGCTTCATATGTATCCAAACAGCGTAAATGAAGTATCCTTTAATCTATTAGACAGTCATGATACGCCACGCATCTTGACGCTTGCCAATAATCGAAAGGATAGAGTAAAGCTACTTTATTTATTCCTTTTATCTTTCACAGGAACACCTTGTATCTACTATGGGGATGAAATAGGGATGGATGGCACACAGGATCCAGGATGCAGAAAATGTATGGCGTGGGAAAAAGAGAAGCAGGATCTTGATATGTTTGCCCATATACAAAAATTAATTAGCCTTCGTAAAAATCATCCTGCATTCGGTAACAAAGGGTCATTTGTCTTTTTGGAATCAACTAATAATAATATTGTGATGTACCAAAAAACATATAATGAAGAGCATATTATTTTCTCTATTAATAATACAGATCAAGAGCAAACTTTTACGATTCCTGTACAAGATATCGATAATAAAAATGTTCACGATCTTTATCTCGATAAAGAAATTATCTGGAGCTTAGAAAAGGAACTAACACTTTCTCCAGGTGCATTTTCGATTTTGCAGTTTAAGACTTCTAATTAA
- a CDS encoding sugar ABC transporter permease — translation MSMRASRLVNRILTYGFLGILSIVIIYPLLVTASSAFQATNMAAFTLKLDANWGLDNFQRLFSETNYLSWYKNTIIIAIAVMIVQVTLVTLSGYVFSRYRFVGRKYSLIFFLVIQMVPTMAALTAYYVLATVLGAIDSYWLLSLIYIGGGIPMNVWLMKGYFDTIPREFDESARIDGAGHLRIFVQINLPLVRPMLAVQALWAFMTPFNDFLLSKFLLRSNELLTLAVGLQTLISNPREQKVALFAAGAVLAALPIVVLFFFLQKNFVSGLTSGGSKG, via the coding sequence ATGAGCATGAGAGCATCGCGACTAGTAAACAGAATATTGACGTATGGTTTTCTCGGAATCCTATCAATAGTAATCATTTACCCATTATTGGTAACAGCATCAAGTGCATTTCAAGCAACCAATATGGCGGCGTTTACGTTGAAATTGGACGCAAACTGGGGACTAGATAATTTCCAAAGACTTTTCAGTGAAACAAACTATTTAAGCTGGTATAAAAATACAATTATTATCGCTATCGCAGTAATGATTGTGCAAGTAACATTGGTAACTCTTTCTGGATATGTATTCAGTCGTTATCGCTTTGTCGGAAGAAAATATAGCTTGATTTTCTTCCTAGTTATTCAAATGGTTCCAACAATGGCAGCATTAACTGCTTATTACGTACTAGCAACAGTACTTGGAGCAATCGATTCCTATTGGCTACTATCATTAATCTATATCGGCGGTGGAATACCGATGAATGTATGGCTAATGAAAGGTTACTTTGATACAATTCCGCGTGAATTTGATGAAAGTGCACGTATTGATGGAGCAGGTCATTTAAGAATCTTTGTACAAATTAATTTACCATTAGTACGACCAATGCTTGCAGTTCAAGCTTTATGGGCATTTATGACACCATTTAATGATTTCTTATTATCTAAGTTCTTATTACGCTCAAACGAATTATTAACATTAGCAGTTGGGCTACAAACATTAATCTCTAACCCACGTGAACAAAAGGTAGCATTATTCGCAGCGGGGGCAGTACTAGCAGCATTACCAATCGTTGTCTTGTTCTTCTTCCTGCAAAAGAACTTCGTATCTGGTTTAACTAGCGGTGGTTCAAAAGGATAA
- the pgmB gene encoding beta-phosphoglucomutase produces MLKGIIFDLDGVITDTAEYHYLAWKKTAEAIGVPFDREFNEELKGVSRMDSLYKILDHGGIRDQFSEEQVEELAHDKNTFYQELIKEITPKDLLPGIKAFLEECKEAGLKIGLASASKNGPVILDRLEVTSFFDTIVDPGKLKKGKPDPEIFVKAAEQLQLQVNECIGVEDAEAGVQSIKGANMFAVGVGTPERMKLADWQVGNTAEITLARLREKLGE; encoded by the coding sequence ATGTTAAAAGGGATTATTTTTGATTTAGACGGGGTTATTACAGATACAGCAGAATACCACTATTTAGCATGGAAGAAAACAGCTGAGGCAATAGGTGTTCCTTTTGATCGCGAATTTAACGAAGAATTAAAAGGTGTTAGTCGAATGGACTCTTTATATAAAATATTGGATCATGGCGGAATTCGTGATCAATTTTCAGAAGAGCAAGTGGAAGAGTTGGCACATGATAAAAATACTTTTTATCAAGAACTAATCAAAGAAATTACTCCTAAGGATCTGTTGCCAGGGATAAAAGCGTTTTTGGAAGAATGTAAGGAAGCGGGTTTGAAAATTGGTCTTGCATCGGCAAGCAAAAATGGACCGGTAATCTTAGATAGATTAGAAGTAACATCCTTCTTTGATACCATTGTGGATCCTGGTAAATTAAAAAAAGGGAAACCAGATCCTGAAATCTTTGTAAAAGCAGCAGAGCAATTGCAGCTTCAAGTGAATGAATGTATTGGTGTAGAAGACGCAGAAGCAGGCGTTCAGTCAATAAAAGGAGCTAATATGTTTGCGGTTGGTGTTGGCACACCTGAACGAATGAAATTAGCAGATTGGCAAGTAGGCAATACAGCGGAAATTACGCTAGCACGATTAAGGGAAAAGTTAGGAGAATAA
- a CDS encoding DUF1189 family protein, with amino-acid sequence MKKSEPFLMQYFKSIMTPTNVFKGKNLLTWPKMIFLFIFLIACMMMPTSIQMAKLTTFPFEFLFPRTAELITDDFVEALSSKQVKDGKLMGIDNQYVEEADGNVIAIDKDNKYEMTGEDQTFGIKGYANAVVFKEDYAVIAEDNGFGFQLYYPTNEEKYPFKIESKEDVLQYIGTLWYVQNKAFLLPILLLLLAGLYIAMNVLQFLFMSLVLWLTKKSNITDIRTFKEAANIVLNAAGLPTILAVIYGFIQFDVATLIMIQGLGTVLMIAFAFFRTGFKEKGLKVDSDKA; translated from the coding sequence ATGAAGAAATCGGAACCATTTTTGATGCAATATTTTAAGTCTATTATGACACCGACAAATGTATTTAAGGGTAAGAATCTATTAACATGGCCAAAAATGATCTTCCTTTTTATTTTCTTAATTGCATGCATGATGATGCCAACCTCTATTCAAATGGCTAAATTAACTACCTTCCCATTTGAGTTTTTATTTCCTCGGACAGCTGAACTAATCACAGACGATTTTGTAGAAGCGTTGTCCTCTAAGCAAGTGAAAGACGGGAAATTAATGGGAATAGATAATCAATATGTAGAAGAGGCAGATGGAAATGTTATTGCAATTGACAAAGACAATAAATATGAGATGACAGGGGAAGATCAGACATTTGGTATAAAAGGATATGCCAATGCCGTTGTTTTTAAAGAAGACTATGCAGTGATTGCAGAAGATAATGGATTCGGATTTCAATTGTATTATCCGACAAATGAGGAGAAATATCCTTTTAAAATAGAAAGCAAGGAAGATGTTCTCCAATATATCGGAACTTTATGGTATGTGCAGAACAAAGCCTTTCTTCTGCCGATCCTGTTACTATTACTAGCTGGTTTATATATAGCGATGAATGTGCTGCAATTTCTATTTATGTCACTTGTATTATGGCTAACAAAGAAATCAAATATTACGGATATAAGAACCTTTAAAGAGGCAGCGAACATTGTCCTTAATGCAGCAGGTTTACCAACCATTTTAGCAGTAATTTATGGGTTTATTCAATTTGATGTTGCGACATTAATCATGATTCAAGGACTTGGAACGGTATTAATGATTGCATTTGCATTTTTTAGAACAGGCTTTAAAGAAAAAGGATTAAAGGTAGATTCAGATAAAGCATAG